In Deinococcus sp. HSC-46F16, the following are encoded in one genomic region:
- a CDS encoding TrkH family potassium uptake protein, producing MTRPPHPPSTSWPRASGRPRRALVARFTPPQLIALVYLVGIALGTALLHLPGVVAPGAELNFVDRLFTATSAICITGLVVADTGEAFTRPGQLLILLLSQVGGLGILTFGTLFAFLTGRRVNFSERQHLVQQINALDVGGVLPLIRTIFLYTFVAEAAGAALLALRFVPQFGLGEGLYQAVFHSVSAYNNAGFVVVPGGMGQYAADPLVSLTISSLIVLGGLGFLVQLNVLGHLRQPRRTRLLTYSKITLVTTGLLLGLGALLLLALEWGNARTLGPLDTGGKLIAAFFQSVTPRSGGFATVDISSLTSASLFLLIGLMFIGANSGSTGGGIKTSTFAILVGSAWNMVRGRGDLIVFGRRILPENLVRAGTVTTLYTLMVATAFFALLATNPNLGFTHLMFETVSAAATVGLSMNTTHLINDPGLLILTVLMYLGRIGPVTFAVAFSLRNQQSRAIKYPPERDILVG from the coding sequence ATGACCCGCCCCCCGCATCCCCCCTCCACCTCGTGGCCGCGTGCCTCCGGGCGGCCCCGCCGGGCGCTCGTGGCCCGCTTCACACCGCCGCAACTCATCGCGCTGGTGTACCTCGTCGGCATCGCGCTGGGCACGGCGCTGCTGCACCTGCCGGGGGTGGTGGCACCGGGGGCCGAGCTGAACTTCGTGGACCGCCTGTTCACCGCCACGAGTGCGATCTGCATCACCGGGCTGGTGGTGGCCGACACGGGCGAGGCCTTTACCCGGCCCGGCCAACTGCTGATCCTGCTGCTCTCGCAGGTCGGCGGGCTGGGCATCCTGACCTTCGGGACGCTGTTCGCGTTCCTGACCGGGCGGCGGGTGAACTTCTCCGAGCGGCAGCACCTCGTGCAGCAGATCAATGCGCTCGACGTGGGCGGGGTGCTGCCCCTCATCCGCACCATCTTCCTGTACACCTTCGTGGCGGAGGCGGCGGGGGCCGCGCTGCTCGCCCTGCGTTTCGTGCCGCAGTTCGGGCTGGGGGAAGGGCTGTATCAGGCGGTCTTTCACTCGGTGAGTGCGTACAACAACGCGGGCTTCGTGGTGGTGCCCGGCGGCATGGGGCAGTACGCTGCCGATCCCCTGGTCAGCCTGACGATCAGCAGCCTGATCGTGCTGGGCGGGCTGGGCTTTCTGGTGCAGCTCAACGTGTTGGGGCACCTGCGCCAGCCCCGGCGCACCCGGCTGCTGACCTACTCCAAGATCACGCTGGTCACGACCGGGCTGCTGCTGGGGCTGGGGGCGCTGCTGCTGCTTGCGTTGGAGTGGGGCAACGCCCGGACCCTCGGCCCGCTGGACACGGGCGGCAAGCTGATCGCGGCCTTTTTCCAGAGTGTGACGCCGCGCTCGGGCGGGTTCGCCACGGTGGACATCTCGTCCCTGACGAGTGCCAGCCTCTTTCTCTTGATCGGGCTGATGTTTATCGGGGCGAACAGCGGCTCGACCGGGGGCGGCATCAAGACGAGCACCTTCGCCATCCTGGTCGGCAGCGCGTGGAACATGGTGCGGGGGCGGGGCGACCTGATCGTGTTCGGGCGGCGCATCCTGCCCGAGAACCTCGTGCGGGCGGGCACCGTGACCACCCTGTACACCCTGATGGTCGCCACCGCCTTTTTTGCGCTGCTGGCGACCAACCCGAACCTGGGCTTCACGCACCTGATGTTCGAGACGGTGAGCGCAGCGGCGACCGTGGGCCTGTCCATGAACACCACCCACCTCATCAACGACCCCGGCCTGCTCATCCTGACCGTGCTGATGTACCTGGGACGCATCGGGCCAGTGACCTTCGCGGTGGCCTTCAGCCTGCGCAACCAACAGAGCCGGGCGATCAAGTACCCGCCCGAGCGGGACATTCTGGTGGGCTGA
- a CDS encoding methyltransferase domain-containing protein → MPRPARANPSRQKNPTFTRPQKPKGDHRARQPAHEYALEALPGLEEVAAEELRGVPLARDLRGLRFWYPGDPERLTRLRGAVAAYRVRAWDVPRPRGLLGHQQLGELTAFLAEVVRWGGHRSFRLAAAGRESAVMTRLAEELSRGLDLPFDPEEGELLIRLRPQEDGPGWEVLARLTPRPLSARAWRVCNRGGGLNATIAFALHRLAGVREEDRIFNPMAGSGTLLVERALLGPSAAMVGVDIDPEAVACARANLGAAGREVEVAAVDALATGLPPRSFDLIVCDLPWGDAIGSHRANAALYPAFLTEMHRLLSRHGRLAVVTHEIRLFEGLLRDQDRWHVRELFQVYSGGHHPKGYLLSKR, encoded by the coding sequence ATGCCCCGCCCCGCCCGCGCCAATCCCTCCCGCCAGAAAAATCCCACCTTCACCCGCCCACAAAAGCCCAAGGGCGACCACCGCGCCCGCCAGCCTGCCCACGAGTACGCGCTGGAGGCCCTGCCCGGCCTGGAGGAAGTCGCCGCCGAGGAACTGCGCGGGGTGCCCCTCGCCCGCGACCTCCGGGGTTTGCGCTTCTGGTACCCCGGCGACCCCGAGCGCCTGACCCGGCTGCGCGGGGCAGTCGCGGCCTACCGGGTGCGGGCCTGGGACGTGCCCCGGCCGCGCGGCCTGCTGGGGCACCAGCAACTTGGGGAGCTGACGGCCTTTCTGGCCGAGGTGGTGCGCTGGGGCGGGCACCGCTCCTTCCGGCTGGCGGCGGCGGGCCGCGAGTCGGCGGTGATGACCCGGCTGGCCGAGGAACTGTCGCGCGGGCTGGACCTCCCCTTCGACCCGGAAGAAGGCGAACTCTTGATCCGCCTGCGCCCCCAGGAGGACGGCCCCGGCTGGGAGGTGCTGGCCCGCCTGACCCCCCGGCCCCTCTCCGCGCGGGCGTGGCGGGTGTGCAACCGGGGCGGTGGCCTGAACGCGACGATTGCCTTCGCCCTGCACCGCCTCGCCGGGGTGCGCGAGGAGGACCGCATCTTCAACCCGATGGCGGGCAGTGGCACCCTCCTCGTGGAACGTGCCCTGCTGGGACCGTCGGCGGCAATGGTGGGCGTGGACATCGACCCGGAAGCCGTCGCCTGCGCCCGCGCCAACCTGGGGGCCGCCGGGCGGGAGGTGGAAGTCGCGGCGGTGGACGCCCTGGCGACGGGCCTGCCGCCCCGTTCCTTCGACCTGATCGTCTGCGACTTGCCCTGGGGGGACGCGATCGGCTCGCACCGGGCGAACGCCGCCCTTTACCCCGCCTTCCTGACCGAGATGCACCGCCTGCTGTCGCGCCACGGCCGCCTCGCGGTGGTCACCCACGAGATCCGGCTTTTTGAAGGGCTGCTGCGCGATCAGGACCGCTGGCACGTCCGCGAACTGTTTCAGGTGTACAGCGGCGGGCACCATCCCAAGGGGTATCTGCTCAGCAAGCGGTAA
- the yedA gene encoding drug/metabolite exporter YedA, which yields MTSVPASRAARLTPTVLLCLALVYVLWGSTYFGIKVAIESLPPMGMLAVRFLAAGALLYAFLRWRGAPRPTAQEWRASALVGLLLLGGGTGLVTLAERDASSSVAAMVIAVSPLFASLFARLWGERTSGREWVGIGIGLVGIVLLNVGELRATPLAAGLLILAPLCWTFGSQWSRRLPLPAGLMGSAAEMLTGAVLLGGMSLVMGERWGTPTPASLWALAYLAVFGSLVAYSAYMYLVAHTRPALATSYAYVNPVVAVLLGVGLGGESLTGLGWLALAVILAGVVLVVWPRGGAAAPEA from the coding sequence GTGACCTCCGTCCCCGCCTCCCGCGCCGCCCGACTCACGCCCACCGTCCTGCTGTGCCTCGCCCTGGTGTATGTGCTGTGGGGGAGCACCTATTTCGGCATCAAGGTGGCGATCGAGAGCCTGCCGCCGATGGGGATGCTCGCCGTGCGCTTTCTGGCGGCCGGGGCGCTGCTGTACGCCTTCCTGCGCTGGCGCGGGGCACCGAGGCCGACCGCGCAGGAGTGGCGGGCCTCGGCGCTGGTGGGCCTCTTGCTGCTGGGCGGCGGCACCGGGTTGGTCACCCTGGCCGAGCGTGACGCGAGCAGCAGCGTGGCGGCGATGGTGATCGCGGTGTCTCCCCTCTTCGCTTCCCTGTTCGCGCGGCTGTGGGGCGAGCGCACCAGCGGGCGCGAGTGGGTGGGCATCGGGATCGGGCTGGTGGGCATCGTGCTGCTGAACGTGGGCGAGCTGCGGGCCACGCCGCTGGCTGCCGGGCTGCTGATCCTGGCCCCGCTGTGCTGGACCTTCGGCAGCCAGTGGTCGCGCCGCCTGCCCCTCCCCGCCGGGCTGATGGGCAGCGCCGCCGAGATGCTGACGGGCGCGGTGCTGCTGGGAGGGATGAGCCTCGTGATGGGCGAGCGCTGGGGCACGCCCACCCCGGCCAGCCTGTGGGCGTTGGCGTACCTGGCGGTCTTCGGGAGCCTCGTCGCCTACAGCGCCTACATGTACCTCGTGGCGCACACCCGCCCCGCGCTGGCGACGAGCTACGCCTACGTCAATCCGGTCGTGGCCGTGTTGCTGGGCGTCGGCCTGGGCGGAGAGAGCTTGACCGGGCTGGGGTGGCTGGCGCTCGCCGTGATTTTGGCGGGGGTGGTGCTGGTGGTGTGGCCGCGTGGGGGGGCGGCGGCACCGGAGGCGTAA
- a CDS encoding helix-hairpin-helix domain-containing protein, whose translation MLPTERHWTALLAGGLLAVGALTLGPALRPAAQAPTVTRVALPPPHPSTLQAQAPEYPTTASVTPLISGKLNLNTATLEQLEALPRIGPALAARIVAGRPYRSLADLDRVKGIGPSTLEDLAPLVKF comes from the coding sequence GTGCTTCCCACCGAACGGCACTGGACGGCCCTGCTCGCGGGCGGCCTGCTGGCCGTGGGGGCGCTGACGCTGGGACCCGCGCTGCGCCCGGCGGCCCAAGCCCCCACGGTGACGCGGGTGGCCCTGCCGCCGCCGCATCCCTCGACCTTGCAGGCCCAGGCCCCGGAGTACCCCACCACGGCCAGCGTCACGCCGCTGATCTCCGGCAAACTCAACCTGAACACGGCCACCCTGGAGCAGCTCGAAGCCCTGCCACGCATCGGTCCCGCCCTCGCCGCCCGCATCGTGGCGGGGCGGCCCTACCGTTCGCTCGCCGACCTCGACCGGGTGAAGGGGATAGGACCTTCCACCCTTGAAGACCTCGCGCCGCTCGTCAAGTTCTGA
- a CDS encoding DNA internalization-related competence protein ComEC/Rec2, with amino-acid sequence MRATSGRLAWPIPLALGVMGGILLGLGLIWGGLVMLAGVVLAASDRRPLLGLLAVVGLGLGFGSERLNAARPDPMTPWVGALVTLRGEWDGQFLRLDDPPARVALSPRPTQPPGRLTVSGRLVRPDGRRIPGGFDQAAWLRGQGGLLVPTPKAVLVAAEVRAHIPESGWRGWFRRGLTAGLGERQAALMQAIELGDRGDIGREEFAEGYSVRDAFARSGLSHLMALSGQNVALLTGVVVWLLVRLRVRVAWRYAVAAALLVPYLMLVGVSPSILRAVLMGFAVLLAFALGRGKPDPYGTVALAAVACLLPFPLWLLDVGFQLSFLAVLGLSLSGKLAARLPDRWPMALRLAPVATVLAELATLPVIAGTFGQVPLVGLPANLVAGVIMAALVPLGFLAGLLGPLGVVLSPLTGLLASALLLVVEVFGKAPVLTWGNVGVGGFVAYGVAALAGVLWLLGRVRAPVALGTALSCALLTALPGWIRPAQELVFLDVGQGDSTLIRSRGLEVLVDGGGSVGSDYDVGTRTVVPALRALGVRGLDLVVATHADTDHIEGLSGVLRSLPVGELWIGQHKTDDPVLTELLATAREEGVPVREVRRGDRVEAGGVRLTVLWPGGRFWSTEDNDNSVALTVESGDFRAALLGDLDAWSEARVGVGDLDLLKAAHHGSRHSTGEVLLRESTPADVLISVGRNTYGHPHPDVLERLTATGAKVWRTDELGTVRWPLP; translated from the coding sequence ATGCGGGCCACCTCCGGGCGCCTCGCCTGGCCCATTCCCCTCGCGCTGGGCGTGATGGGCGGCATTTTGCTGGGACTGGGCCTGATCTGGGGCGGGCTGGTGATGTTGGCAGGCGTGGTGCTCGCGGCATCGGACCGCCGCCCCCTCCTCGGCCTCCTCGCAGTCGTGGGCCTGGGGCTGGGCTTCGGCTCCGAGCGCCTGAACGCGGCGCGGCCCGACCCCATGACCCCCTGGGTGGGCGCTCTCGTCACCCTGCGCGGCGAGTGGGACGGACAATTCCTGCGGCTGGACGACCCCCCAGCGCGGGTGGCCCTCTCGCCCAGGCCGACCCAGCCTCCGGGGAGGCTGACCGTGAGTGGCCGTCTGGTGCGTCCCGACGGGCGGCGCATTCCCGGCGGCTTCGATCAGGCGGCGTGGCTGCGCGGGCAGGGGGGCTTGCTGGTGCCCACGCCAAAGGCGGTGCTCGTCGCCGCCGAGGTCCGCGCCCACATCCCGGAAAGCGGCTGGCGCGGCTGGTTTCGCCGGGGCCTGACCGCCGGATTGGGGGAACGGCAGGCCGCGCTGATGCAGGCCATCGAACTGGGGGACCGGGGCGACATCGGCCGCGAGGAATTTGCCGAAGGGTATTCGGTGCGCGACGCTTTCGCCCGTTCGGGCCTCTCGCACCTGATGGCCCTCAGCGGGCAGAACGTGGCCCTGCTGACGGGGGTGGTCGTGTGGCTGCTCGTCCGGTTACGGGTACGGGTGGCGTGGCGCTACGCGGTGGCCGCCGCGCTGCTCGTTCCCTACCTGATGCTGGTGGGCGTCTCGCCCAGCATCCTGCGGGCCGTCCTGATGGGCTTCGCGGTGCTGCTCGCCTTCGCGCTTGGACGCGGCAAGCCGGACCCTTACGGCACGGTCGCGCTCGCGGCGGTCGCCTGCCTGCTGCCCTTTCCGCTGTGGCTGCTGGATGTGGGCTTTCAGCTCTCTTTCCTCGCGGTGCTGGGGCTGAGTCTGTCGGGCAAGCTCGCCGCCCGGTTGCCGGACCGCTGGCCGATGGCCCTGCGGCTCGCCCCCGTCGCCACCGTGCTGGCCGAACTCGCCACCCTGCCCGTCATCGCGGGCACCTTCGGGCAAGTGCCGCTGGTGGGCCTGCCCGCCAACCTCGTGGCGGGGGTGATCATGGCCGCGCTGGTCCCCCTGGGATTTCTGGCGGGGTTGCTGGGACCGCTCGGCGTGGTGCTCAGCCCGCTGACGGGTCTGCTCGCCTCGGCCCTGCTGCTCGTGGTGGAGGTGTTTGGCAAAGCTCCAGTGCTGACCTGGGGCAACGTGGGGGTTGGGGGCTTCGTCGCGTATGGGGTGGCCGCGCTCGCCGGGGTGTTGTGGCTGCTGGGACGGGTACGGGCGCCCGTCGCGCTGGGTACCGCGCTGAGCTGCGCCCTCCTGACGGCGCTGCCGGGTTGGATTCGCCCCGCCCAGGAACTCGTCTTTCTGGACGTGGGCCAGGGCGACAGCACCCTGATCCGGTCGCGGGGGCTGGAGGTCCTGGTGGACGGCGGCGGCTCGGTCGGCTCCGACTACGACGTGGGGACACGCACGGTCGTCCCCGCGCTGCGGGCGCTGGGGGTGCGGGGGCTGGACCTCGTGGTGGCGACCCATGCGGACACGGACCATATTGAGGGACTGTCCGGCGTCCTACGCTCGCTGCCGGTGGGTGAACTGTGGATCGGGCAGCACAAAACCGACGATCCGGTGCTGACCGAACTTCTCGCCACCGCCCGCGAGGAAGGCGTCCCCGTCCGCGAGGTCCGCCGGGGCGACCGGGTGGAGGCCGGGGGCGTTCGCCTGACTGTCCTCTGGCCCGGGGGCCGCTTCTGGAGTACCGAGGACAACGACAACAGCGTCGCCCTGACGGTCGAGTCGGGCGACTTCCGCGCGGCCTTGCTGGGTGACCTGGATGCCTGGAGCGAGGCGCGGGTGGGCGTCGGTGACCTCGACCTCCTCAAAGCCGCCCACCACGGCAGCCGCCACAGCACGGGAGAGGTCCTGCTCCGGGAGAGCACTCCCGCCGACGTGCTGATCAGCGTGGGCCGCAACACTTACGGGCATCCGCACCCGGACGTGCTGGAACGGCTGACCGCCACGGGCGCGAAGGTGTGGCGAACCGATGAACTCGGCACGGTGCGTTGGCCGCTGCCCTGA
- a CDS encoding Gfo/Idh/MocA family protein, which translates to MTASLTWGLLGAARIARALIPAIRAAGGEVTVLGAREPDSARVQAFAREWGIGRVGTYTDVIASDVEAVYNPLPNDAHLPWTQAALRAGKHALTEKPLVLNAGEAQALADTADETGRVLLEAFAYRFQPHVARLREIVASGELGEVRAFRGAFGFPLTNPDDFRWEADKGGGALYDVGCYPVSLARLLLGEPQRVTAQARWTPGGVDLGLSGTLDFGGALASIDCAFDWGPAPTQRLTVVGTRGSLEMNGAFESHNASPLTLRVRTESGERAETFAPHNGYAAMVAHVQRAARGEEQALFPPQDAVRQARVLDALFAAARERRTVTVG; encoded by the coding sequence ATGACCGCTTCCCTGACCTGGGGCCTCCTCGGCGCAGCGCGGATCGCCCGTGCCCTCATCCCCGCCATCCGCGCCGCCGGGGGCGAGGTGACGGTGCTGGGCGCCCGCGAACCGGACTCGGCGCGGGTGCAGGCTTTCGCGCGGGAATGGGGCATCGGGCGGGTGGGCACTTACACCGACGTGATCGCCTCGGATGTGGAAGCGGTCTACAATCCGTTGCCCAACGATGCCCACCTCCCCTGGACCCAGGCCGCGCTGCGGGCGGGCAAGCACGCCCTGACGGAAAAGCCGCTGGTGCTGAACGCGGGCGAAGCGCAGGCCCTGGCAGACACCGCTGACGAGACGGGCCGGGTGCTGCTCGAAGCGTTCGCCTACCGCTTTCAGCCCCACGTGGCCCGGCTGCGGGAGATCGTGGCCTCGGGGGAACTGGGGGAGGTGCGGGCCTTTCGGGGGGCCTTCGGCTTTCCGCTGACCAACCCGGACGACTTTCGCTGGGAGGCCGACAAGGGCGGGGGGGCGCTGTACGACGTGGGCTGTTATCCGGTGAGCCTCGCGCGGTTGCTGCTGGGCGAGCCGCAAAGGGTGACGGCGCAGGCGCGGTGGACGCCGGGGGGCGTGGACCTGGGGCTGAGCGGGACGCTGGACTTCGGGGGGGCGCTGGCGAGCATCGACTGCGCCTTCGACTGGGGTCCGGCTCCTACGCAGCGGCTCACGGTGGTGGGGACGCGGGGCAGTCTGGAGATGAACGGCGCCTTCGAGAGCCACAACGCCTCACCCCTGACCCTGCGGGTCCGGACAGAGTCGGGCGAGCGTGCCGAAACGTTCGCACCGCACAACGGGTATGCGGCGATGGTGGCGCATGTTCAGCGGGCGGCACGGGGTGAGGAACAGGCTCTCTTTCCCCCGCAGGACGCGGTGCGGCAGGCGCGGGTCCTCGACGCCCTGTTTGCGGCGGCGCGGGAGAGGCGGACGGTCACGGTGGGCTGA
- a CDS encoding 30S ribosomal protein S1 has product MEDQTQTPATEGGTTQPTPGTEQTSTGQTGSEQTAAPQAQASSTPASTEEREYPAMTMEDVLASESTEHQMVSRGDIVDGTVVFIGQEGLAVDVGAKVEGTIPLNQIGDEPVTLEQAQQMYKPGDKIEAYVVRVDLANNQIVLSKKRADQDKGWRVLEKMQENDEAFEVEVLEKVRGGLVAQVEGIRAFLPASQVDTRRVNDLDPYVGKPLMVKLIELNRKRNRVIISHRAIMEAQKAQAREQTVGKLVPGAQFEGEVVEITDFGVFVNLGGIDGLVHRSELTYGRFNHPRDVVKVGDKVQVQVIDVDEGRERINLSMKALTQDPWEGAVDRYSIGQRVKGKVTNLTNFGAFVELESGLEGLVHVSEMSWTKRVRHPNEVMKEGDEVEAVILRIDPKERRISLGIRQTTDDPWSALPDRYPPGTPVKGKITGMTDFGVFMEIEEGIEGLIHISELDTQRVNNPADLFKKGDEIEAVILNIDPVEQRASLSRRRALGGGGPVRDYVSQGGGSRSDRYSGGGGQGGGNRGGGRGGRGGGADYNYNAKDAQQGGKISTKLGDVYADLFAQFGLGGDKKDEGSAPADTTEGTEKQGE; this is encoded by the coding sequence ATGGAAGACCAGACCCAGACCCCCGCCACTGAAGGCGGGACCACTCAGCCCACGCCGGGCACCGAGCAGACCAGCACCGGGCAGACCGGCAGCGAGCAGACCGCTGCCCCGCAGGCCCAGGCGAGCAGCACCCCGGCCAGCACCGAAGAGCGCGAGTACCCCGCCATGACCATGGAGGACGTGCTTGCCAGCGAGTCGACCGAGCACCAGATGGTGTCCCGCGGAGACATCGTGGACGGAACCGTGGTGTTTATCGGCCAGGAAGGCCTCGCGGTCGACGTCGGCGCCAAGGTGGAGGGCACCATTCCCCTCAACCAGATTGGCGACGAGCCTGTCACGCTGGAGCAGGCCCAGCAGATGTACAAGCCCGGTGACAAGATCGAGGCGTACGTCGTGCGGGTGGACCTCGCCAACAACCAGATCGTTCTCTCCAAGAAGCGGGCCGACCAGGACAAGGGTTGGCGCGTGCTGGAAAAGATGCAGGAGAACGACGAGGCCTTTGAGGTCGAGGTGCTCGAGAAGGTGCGTGGCGGTCTCGTCGCGCAGGTCGAGGGCATCCGGGCTTTCCTGCCCGCCTCGCAGGTCGACACCCGCCGGGTGAACGACCTCGACCCCTACGTGGGCAAGCCGCTGATGGTCAAGCTGATCGAGCTGAACCGCAAGCGCAACCGCGTGATCATCAGCCACCGCGCCATCATGGAAGCCCAGAAGGCCCAGGCCCGCGAGCAGACCGTGGGCAAGCTGGTTCCCGGCGCTCAGTTCGAGGGCGAGGTCGTGGAGATCACCGATTTCGGCGTCTTCGTGAACCTTGGCGGCATCGACGGGCTGGTGCACCGCTCTGAACTCACCTACGGCCGCTTCAACCACCCCCGCGACGTGGTCAAGGTGGGCGACAAGGTCCAGGTCCAAGTGATTGACGTGGACGAGGGCCGCGAGCGCATCAACCTCTCCATGAAGGCCCTGACCCAGGACCCCTGGGAGGGTGCGGTGGACCGCTACTCCATCGGTCAGCGCGTCAAGGGCAAGGTCACCAACCTGACCAACTTCGGCGCCTTCGTGGAGCTGGAGAGCGGCCTCGAGGGTCTGGTGCACGTCAGCGAGATGAGCTGGACCAAGCGCGTGCGTCACCCCAACGAGGTCATGAAGGAAGGCGACGAGGTCGAGGCCGTCATCCTGCGCATCGACCCCAAGGAGCGCCGCATCTCCCTCGGGATTCGTCAGACCACCGACGATCCCTGGAGCGCTCTGCCGGACCGTTACCCGCCCGGCACGCCCGTCAAGGGCAAGATCACCGGCATGACCGACTTCGGCGTCTTCATGGAGATCGAGGAGGGCATCGAGGGCCTGATTCACATCAGCGAACTCGACACGCAGCGCGTGAACAACCCCGCCGACCTCTTCAAGAAGGGCGACGAGATCGAGGCCGTGATCCTGAACATCGACCCCGTCGAGCAGCGGGCCAGCCTCTCGCGCCGCCGGGCGCTGGGCGGCGGCGGCCCCGTGCGCGACTACGTCAGCCAGGGCGGCGGCAGCCGCAGCGACCGCTACAGCGGCGGTGGCGGCCAGGGCGGCGGCAACCGTGGCGGTGGCCGCGGCGGACGCGGCGGCGGCGCCGACTACAATTACAACGCCAAGGACGCCCAGCAGGGCGGCAAGATCAGCACGAAGCTGGGCGACGTGTACGCCGACCTCTTCGCGCAGTTCGGCCTCGGCGGCGACAAGAAGGACGAGGGCAGCGCCCCCGCCGACACCACGGAAGGCACCGAGAAGCAGGGCGAGTAA
- the trxB gene encoding thioredoxin-disulfide reductase, whose product MTSTPAPQDYDVVIIGGGPAGLTAAIYTGRGSLSTLVLEKGLPGGQIAQTEEVENYPGFPEPIPGMELAQRMVQQAEKFGARIEMEEVEAIERDEYAHEYPFTVRGYGGTYRARSVILATGANPRRLNIPGEEHFWGKGVSTCATCDGFFYRGKKVVVIGGGDAAVEEGLFLTKFADEVTLIHRRDTLRANKVAQARAFANPKMRYIWNTVVEEVQGADHVTGVRLKNLETGEVTEMPTDGVFIFIGHVPNTDFVKDVVALRSDGYVEVTDEIYTSVPMLFAAGDVSDHVYRQLATSVGAGTRAAMSAERALAALEVSAGDAAAD is encoded by the coding sequence ATGACGAGTACCCCCGCGCCTCAGGACTACGACGTGGTGATTATCGGCGGCGGTCCCGCCGGGCTGACGGCGGCCATCTACACGGGCCGGGGCAGCCTCAGCACCCTGGTGCTGGAAAAGGGCCTTCCCGGCGGCCAGATCGCCCAGACCGAGGAGGTCGAGAATTACCCCGGCTTTCCCGAGCCGATTCCCGGCATGGAGCTGGCCCAGCGCATGGTGCAGCAGGCCGAGAAGTTCGGTGCCCGCATCGAGATGGAGGAGGTGGAGGCCATTGAGCGCGACGAGTACGCGCACGAGTACCCCTTCACGGTGAGGGGCTACGGCGGCACCTACCGCGCCAGGAGCGTGATCCTGGCAACCGGGGCCAACCCCCGCCGCCTGAACATCCCCGGTGAGGAACACTTCTGGGGCAAGGGCGTCTCGACCTGCGCGACCTGCGACGGCTTCTTCTACCGGGGCAAGAAGGTCGTGGTGATCGGTGGGGGCGACGCGGCGGTCGAGGAGGGCCTCTTCCTGACCAAGTTCGCGGACGAGGTCACCCTGATTCACCGCCGCGACACCCTGCGGGCCAACAAGGTCGCGCAGGCCCGCGCCTTTGCCAACCCCAAGATGCGGTACATCTGGAACACGGTCGTGGAGGAGGTGCAGGGGGCGGACCACGTGACGGGCGTGCGCCTGAAGAACCTGGAGACGGGCGAGGTCACCGAGATGCCCACCGACGGGGTGTTCATCTTTATTGGGCACGTGCCCAACACCGACTTCGTGAAGGACGTGGTGGCCCTGCGCTCCGACGGCTACGTGGAGGTCACCGACGAGATCTACACCAGCGTGCCGATGCTCTTCGCCGCCGGGGACGTGTCTGACCACGTCTACCGCCAGCTCGCCACCAGCGTGGGCGCGGGCACCCGCGCGGCCATGAGCGCGGAGCGGGCACTGGCGGCGCTGGAGGTCAGCGCGGGAGACGCCGCTGCGGACTGA
- a CDS encoding HDIG domain-containing metalloprotein, which translates to MRTDQSPGLARVPRLSFPARVRRKAWGYVGKARRLARSLSPRLAYPQDAWATAHLTPAETRVFLGMDPRDREHACRVTRHLLRDHPAAPPEVVAAALLHDCGKSIRPYRVAERVLVGLVPNRVARLLPFGALSVRAYHPELGAELLARAGARPRVARLVARHHHAGADPEAALLHHYDDLE; encoded by the coding sequence CTGCGGACTGACCAGAGTCCTGGTCTCGCCCGGGTTCCCCGCCTCTCGTTCCCCGCACGGGTTCGCCGCAAGGCCTGGGGCTATGTCGGCAAGGCCCGGCGGCTGGCCCGCAGCCTCAGTCCTCGCCTCGCCTACCCGCAGGACGCCTGGGCCACCGCCCACCTCACCCCGGCCGAGACCCGCGTCTTTCTGGGCATGGACCCCCGCGACCGCGAGCATGCCTGCCGGGTCACCCGCCACCTCCTGCGCGATCATCCCGCCGCGCCCCCCGAGGTCGTGGCCGCCGCGCTGCTACACGACTGCGGCAAGAGTATTCGCCCCTACCGGGTGGCCGAGCGGGTGCTGGTGGGCCTGGTGCCCAACCGGGTGGCCCGGCTGCTGCCGTTCGGGGCCTTGTCGGTACGGGCGTATCACCCCGAGTTGGGGGCCGAACTCCTCGCGCGGGCGGGAGCACGGCCCCGCGTGGCCCGCTTGGTGGCCCGGCACCACCACGCGGGCGCTGACCCCGAGGCCGCGCTGCTGCACCACTACGACGATCTGGAGTAG